A region from the uncultured Bacteroides sp. genome encodes:
- a CDS encoding P27 family phage terminase small subunit yields the protein MPKVKFKIPDTILHDEAIKYIRAVVKKLTDDDELNPTDFPQLRRLAKSYDDYLSCEDWLSTNKPIMENNKGEIVKHPYVNIQRECWNQFIFLAKEYGFTMKSKSSMRSAGGGEEESPLDKLLSKK from the coding sequence ATGCCAAAAGTGAAGTTTAAAATTCCAGATACGATTTTGCACGATGAGGCTATCAAGTATATTCGTGCGGTAGTAAAAAAATTAACGGATGATGATGAACTCAATCCGACGGATTTCCCACAGCTAAGAAGATTGGCAAAAAGTTACGATGATTATCTATCATGTGAAGATTGGCTTTCAACCAATAAACCGATCATGGAAAACAATAAAGGAGAAATTGTTAAACACCCTTATGTTAACATTCAAAGAGAATGTTGGAATCAGTTTATTTTCTTAGCGAAAGAATATGGTTTCACAATGAAATCAAAGTCGAGTATGAGATCAGCCGGAGGAGGAGAAGAGGAAAGCCCACTCGATAAGTTGCTATCTAAAAAATAG
- a CDS encoding HNH endonuclease signature motif containing protein, producing the protein MQRKPQLSNVEANRKKIYDSVRWRRLRTLKFANNPLCELCEKKGLVTPAEDIHHIVSFNVDDSMKRYWLAYDYNNLMSLCKPCHQNIHNKTK; encoded by the coding sequence ATGCAAAGGAAGCCTCAGCTGAGTAATGTTGAAGCCAATAGAAAGAAGATCTATGATTCAGTGCGTTGGCGTAGGCTAAGAACTTTAAAGTTTGCAAACAACCCGCTATGCGAGCTATGCGAAAAGAAAGGATTAGTAACCCCCGCAGAGGACATACACCACATCGTTAGCTTTAATGTAGATGATTCCATGAAGCGTTATTGGCTTGCGTATGATTACAATAATCTAATGTCGCTATGCAAGCCATGCCATCAGAACATCCACAACAAAACAAAGTGA
- the dcm gene encoding DNA (cytosine-5-)-methyltransferase, giving the protein MKSLTHGSLFSGIGGFELGAQWCGIETLWNCEIERFQGKILKKHFLKAMHYEDIRKLQSPEYVDIISGGFPCQDVSIAGKGIGIKGDRSGLYIEMFRIIREIRPKYVLIENSPMLLIRGFEQILCNLSKIGYNAEWQCLSGTDFGIQQGRERLYCIAYNREIICKRGIKESIFRKPYLSGESARVYPGWRTRRDIPSPRTIRKANDIPNSLDRIRSLGNAVQPLVAKYLFECIKNTDNSINYQI; this is encoded by the coding sequence ATGAAGAGTTTAACACATGGTTCTCTATTCAGCGGCATAGGAGGATTTGAGTTAGGGGCTCAATGGTGTGGAATAGAAACATTATGGAATTGTGAGATAGAAAGGTTTCAAGGGAAAATTTTAAAAAAACACTTTTTAAAAGCAATGCATTATGAAGATATTAGAAAATTACAAAGTCCAGAATATGTCGACATCATCAGTGGAGGATTTCCTTGTCAAGATGTCAGTATTGCAGGCAAAGGTATTGGAATTAAAGGCGATAGAAGCGGGCTATACATTGAAATGTTTAGAATTATACGGGAAATTAGACCTAAATATGTCCTTATTGAAAATAGCCCAATGCTCCTTATTCGAGGATTCGAGCAAATCTTATGCAATCTTTCCAAAATCGGGTATAATGCAGAATGGCAATGTTTATCGGGTACCGACTTTGGCATTCAACAGGGTAGGGAAAGATTATATTGTATTGCCTACAATCGTGAAATCATCTGCAAAAGGGGCATCAAAGAATCGATATTTCGGAAGCCCTACTTATCGGGGGAATCTGCACGAGTTTATCCGGGATGGCGAACAAGACGGGATATACCCTCACCCAGAACTATTAGAAAAGCTAATGACATACCCAATTCACTGGACAGAATTAGATCATTAGGAAATGCTGTGCAACCGTTAGTAGCGAAGTATTTATTCGAATGTATTAAAAATACAGATAATAGTATTAACTATCAAATATAA
- a CDS encoding DNA methyltransferase gives MKYIEFLKNKMAISHNSGFEFNRADLTDTLYPHVKDSIVWAIQGGCRAIFSSFGMQKTVTQLEILRIIIKNKGGKGLVVCPKRVVSEFLEQGEKHLGMKITYVRNMTEIKESGTEIMITNYERVRDGDIDPSYFIATTLDEASVLRGYGTKTYQTFLPKFNAVPYKFVATATPAPNRFKEMIHYAGYLGVMDTGQALTRFFQRDSTKANNLTLYPHKEQEFWLWVSTWALVITKPSDLGYPDDGYNLPDLIVREEIVKVDNSTAGQDRDGQVKIFREAALGLADAAKERRDNLEEKIAKVVEIINRPENINDNFLLWHDLEAERHALCKSIQGCKAVYGSQDDTEADKVIHEFKEGQLKYLAAKPEMLGEGINFQYNCHKAIMFIDYKFNDKFQAIHRIHRFMQKNDVTLYLVYAESEGEIFKSFMEKWRQHNEMVQNLVSIFKENGLFGIDAGEKMMRYMFSKREEKNGNLWKSINNDNVLECQEMETDSVGLIVTSVPFSNHYEYTPTYNDFGHNYDNDKFFEQMDYLSPELLRILKPGRVLAIHVKDRILFGNATGLGMPSLDPFHAMCISHYMKHGFILFGMITVDTDVVRENNQTYRLGYTEMCKDGSKMGVGCQEYVLLFRKLPSDTSKAYADQPVTKQKKEYSLARWQIDAHASWKSSGDTLISYEDLKGLNIDKIRRIFREYSKEHLYNFENHVAFAEELEAYNKLPKTFMAIDPVSKKDYIWDDVTRMRTLNTRQSQKNRQNHICPLQLDIVERLIERYSNKGDIVFDPFGGIGTVPYCAINLGRKGLSTELNNSYWKDGISYLVEAEMNVTAPTLFDLMDAAI, from the coding sequence ATGAAATACATTGAGTTCTTAAAAAACAAGATGGCAATAAGTCATAATAGCGGATTTGAATTTAATAGAGCGGACTTGACGGATACTTTGTATCCACATGTTAAAGATAGCATAGTATGGGCAATTCAGGGAGGATGTAGGGCCATCTTTAGCAGCTTTGGAATGCAGAAAACAGTTACTCAATTAGAGATACTAAGAATAATCATAAAAAACAAAGGAGGTAAGGGTTTAGTAGTATGTCCAAAAAGAGTGGTAAGCGAGTTTCTGGAACAGGGAGAGAAGCATTTGGGTATGAAGATTACGTATGTGCGTAATATGACAGAAATAAAAGAATCAGGAACCGAAATAATGATTACCAACTATGAGAGAGTTAGGGACGGAGATATAGATCCATCTTATTTTATAGCTACGACTTTAGATGAAGCAAGCGTATTAAGAGGCTATGGAACTAAAACGTATCAAACATTTCTTCCTAAATTTAATGCGGTTCCTTATAAGTTTGTAGCAACTGCCACGCCTGCTCCTAACAGATTTAAAGAGATGATTCATTATGCGGGCTATTTAGGGGTAATGGATACGGGACAAGCATTAACTCGTTTCTTTCAGAGAGATAGCACAAAAGCCAATAATTTAACTCTATATCCTCACAAAGAACAGGAGTTTTGGTTATGGGTCTCGACTTGGGCCTTAGTAATAACTAAACCCTCTGACTTAGGATATCCGGACGATGGATATAACTTGCCTGATTTGATTGTACGCGAAGAAATAGTAAAGGTTGATAATTCAACCGCCGGGCAGGACCGTGACGGTCAGGTTAAGATATTTAGAGAAGCCGCCTTAGGGTTAGCGGATGCTGCAAAAGAAAGACGTGATAATCTGGAAGAAAAGATAGCTAAAGTAGTAGAAATTATTAATAGACCAGAAAATATAAACGACAATTTCCTGTTATGGCATGATCTTGAAGCTGAAAGGCACGCTCTATGTAAATCTATACAAGGATGTAAGGCCGTATATGGAAGTCAGGATGATACAGAAGCAGATAAAGTAATACATGAGTTTAAGGAAGGCCAATTAAAATACTTAGCTGCTAAACCTGAAATGTTAGGTGAGGGTATTAATTTTCAGTATAACTGTCACAAGGCGATCATGTTTATTGATTATAAGTTTAATGATAAGTTTCAAGCGATTCATAGGATTCACCGTTTCATGCAAAAGAATGATGTTACATTGTATCTAGTATATGCAGAATCAGAAGGAGAAATATTCAAGTCTTTCATGGAGAAATGGCGGCAGCATAATGAAATGGTACAGAATCTAGTATCAATATTCAAAGAGAACGGGCTATTCGGTATTGACGCTGGCGAAAAGATGATGCGATATATGTTTTCTAAGCGAGAAGAGAAAAATGGTAATCTGTGGAAATCAATCAATAATGATAACGTATTAGAGTGTCAAGAGATGGAAACAGATTCGGTGGGGCTGATAGTTACATCAGTTCCATTTTCTAATCACTATGAGTACACACCTACTTACAATGATTTCGGGCATAACTATGATAATGATAAGTTCTTTGAGCAAATGGATTACTTATCACCAGAGCTATTGAGAATACTAAAGCCAGGGAGAGTATTAGCTATACACGTAAAAGACAGGATATTATTTGGAAACGCTACGGGTTTAGGTATGCCATCATTAGACCCTTTTCATGCGATGTGTATATCTCACTATATGAAGCATGGATTTATCCTATTCGGAATGATAACAGTAGATACAGATGTAGTAAGGGAGAATAACCAAACTTATCGTTTAGGATATACAGAGATGTGCAAGGACGGCTCGAAGATGGGTGTAGGTTGTCAGGAATACGTTCTTCTATTCAGAAAATTACCTTCAGATACTTCAAAAGCTTATGCAGATCAGCCGGTGACTAAACAGAAAAAAGAATACTCTCTTGCTCGTTGGCAAATAGACGCTCATGCAAGTTGGAAATCGTCAGGTGACACTCTCATATCCTATGAGGATTTGAAAGGTTTAAATATAGATAAGATTAGACGGATATTTCGTGAATATTCCAAAGAACACTTATATAATTTTGAGAATCACGTTGCTTTTGCAGAAGAATTAGAAGCTTACAACAAGCTACCTAAGACTTTTATGGCCATAGATCCGGTAAGCAAAAAAGACTATATATGGGATGATGTAACTCGTATGCGTACGCTTAACACAAGACAGTCTCAAAAGAATAGGCAAAATCATATTTGCCCTTTACAATTAGACATAGTAGAAAGATTGATTGAAAGATATAGTAACAAAGGAGATATTGTATTCGATCCTTTCGGAGGTATAGGAACAGTGCCTTATTGCGCTATAAATTTAGGACGCAAGGGATTATCAACCGAACTTAATAATAGCTATTGGAAAGACGGAATATCTTATTTGGTAGAAGCTGAAATGAACGTTACGGCCCCTACTTTATTTGACTTAATGGATGCAGCAATATGA
- a CDS encoding DUF3127 domain-containing protein, with product MDCEAKGKIVEELEGRFGTLQNGNDWEKRVYVIEISQKYKQKMMFSMFSFDGPIQDPIEVGESVKINFIVEAHQYNGKWYNEVKVTRVEKV from the coding sequence ATGGATTGCGAAGCTAAAGGAAAGATAGTAGAAGAGTTAGAAGGAAGGTTCGGAACTCTTCAAAACGGAAACGATTGGGAGAAGAGAGTATACGTAATAGAGATATCGCAGAAGTACAAGCAAAAAATGATGTTTAGCATGTTTTCTTTTGATGGTCCTATTCAAGATCCTATTGAAGTCGGAGAGAGCGTAAAGATTAACTTTATAGTAGAAGCTCATCAATACAACGGGAAATGGTACAACGAAGTTAAAGTAACAAGAGTAGAAAAAGTATGA
- a CDS encoding RNA polymerase subunit sigma — translation MIETRKTEERIITSDPKELLNKYLSKRVLNTYTENFIDEATGEVTSVERNEILFERATFIDQDILAKIRFSIEAGEIKEVEVSNQKRQAFECENECLYPYVAQVRIEDKSKKILLYATSLDFALSILRDYLELNFVGSYKIIMLKEFMNCIILSDELKIDSLKSEEEPDEKRDDRKYYQIEAKIYSDEDTGIIYPFVVYSINIDRVIETIENYINEKENKRYREAIAAGKESENKVYNTMLEEARAITIHSVIPYEFSEAYL, via the coding sequence ATGATTGAAACAAGAAAAACAGAGGAAAGGATAATAACATCAGATCCTAAAGAGCTGCTGAATAAGTACCTATCTAAACGAGTATTGAATACTTATACAGAGAATTTCATAGATGAAGCCACAGGAGAAGTTACATCAGTAGAAAGGAATGAGATCCTTTTTGAACGAGCTACTTTCATAGATCAGGATATTCTAGCTAAGATTAGATTCAGTATTGAAGCCGGTGAAATTAAGGAAGTAGAAGTAAGCAACCAAAAAAGGCAGGCTTTTGAATGCGAGAATGAGTGCCTATACCCGTATGTAGCTCAGGTTAGAATAGAAGATAAAAGCAAAAAAATATTATTGTATGCTACAAGTTTAGATTTTGCTCTTTCTATTTTGAGAGACTATCTAGAATTAAACTTTGTGGGCAGTTATAAAATAATAATGCTCAAAGAATTCATGAATTGCATTATACTATCTGATGAGTTAAAAATTGATAGTTTAAAAAGTGAGGAAGAGCCGGATGAGAAGAGAGATGATAGAAAATACTATCAGATTGAGGCTAAGATCTATTCTGATGAAGACACAGGTATTATTTATCCTTTCGTGGTTTATTCAATAAATATAGATAGAGTTATTGAAACCATTGAGAATTATATTAACGAAAAGGAAAATAAACGCTATAGAGAAGCAATTGCAGCGGGCAAAGAATCAGAAAACAAAGTATATAATACTATGCTTGAAGAGGCGAGGGCTATAACAATACATAGCGTTATACCATATGAATTTTCAGAAGCTTATCTATGA
- a CDS encoding recombination protein NinG, with the protein MKQPSRKRLIESLDEVFSQYIRLRDSDKKQTFKCISCGRTLPYEQADCGHYINRKHMSLRFSEKNCNAQCRSCNRFDEGNIQGYRRGLVEKYGEPLVLMIEAAKNEVNKITVFELRAMIKYYRKEVKRLESEL; encoded by the coding sequence ATGAAACAACCGAGTAGAAAGCGCCTCATTGAATCTCTTGATGAAGTATTCAGCCAGTATATCCGTCTACGTGACAGCGATAAAAAGCAAACCTTCAAATGTATCTCTTGCGGACGGACGCTGCCTTATGAACAGGCCGACTGTGGGCATTATATAAACCGTAAACATATGTCTCTGAGATTCTCTGAGAAAAATTGTAATGCTCAATGTAGGAGCTGTAACAGATTCGATGAAGGCAACATACAAGGATATAGGAGAGGGTTAGTTGAAAAGTACGGAGAGCCTCTTGTATTAATGATAGAGGCGGCAAAAAATGAGGTAAACAAGATTACTGTTTTCGAATTACGAGCAATGATTAAGTACTATCGAAAAGAGGTAAAGAGATTAGAGAGTGAATTATAA
- a CDS encoding DNA-binding protein, producing MKRHQGKVEPVPKRWLSKDEAMAYLGCSDKYLTKLRLEFSISFSQVGKMIWYDLQSIDRFILKNKVV from the coding sequence ATGAAACGCCATCAGGGAAAAGTAGAGCCTGTTCCAAAGCGCTGGCTTTCGAAAGATGAGGCTATGGCCTATCTTGGATGCTCTGATAAATACCTCACAAAGCTGAGGCTTGAATTCAGTATAAGTTTTTCACAAGTCGGAAAAATGATATGGTATGACCTACAAAGCATTGATAGATTCATTCTTAAAAACAAAGTAGTATGA
- a CDS encoding trypco2 family protein, with the protein MNLKDFIKEAIADISNAISELNSENESSGLIVNPCDFTDYNNKGRYLNDGRNVHEIEFNLSVSAGELVEKGGGIKINVLKAGINNEVNNSEISTVKFSILVVYPSL; encoded by the coding sequence ATGAATTTAAAAGATTTTATCAAAGAGGCGATAGCGGATATTTCTAATGCTATCAGTGAATTAAACTCCGAAAATGAGAGCAGCGGGCTTATAGTTAACCCTTGTGATTTTACGGATTACAATAATAAGGGTAGGTACTTAAACGATGGTAGGAATGTTCATGAGATAGAGTTCAATCTATCGGTTTCTGCTGGAGAATTGGTAGAAAAAGGCGGCGGAATAAAGATAAACGTGCTTAAAGCCGGCATTAACAATGAAGTTAATAACTCGGAAATAAGCACGGTAAAGTTTTCAATACTAGTCGTTTATCCTAGTCTTTAG
- a CDS encoding site-specific integrase has translation MATVKLTLDTRRAKEDGTFPIKLLISHLHKSAKISTGISVVREQFNGKEISKKAPNCSIQNMKLRTMISTAEATLLDLIQKGNINHISALKIKEVIEERMKGKPLKSEKYFIDYLNDFASLKSNPGTRGVYEQTRVKIEAYDPKSTFETIDITWLKKFEAWMMESGVRTNARGIHLRNIRAIFNYAIDEEKITLYPFRKFRIRKEETPKRALSVKDLITLRDYSCEDHQIKYRDMFMLMFYLIGINPVDLFQLKEIRNNRIEYHRAKTGKLYSIEILPEARQIINKYQGEGYLLNILDTWNNYKDFAHRMNINLKQIGEVERVGLGGKKIRTALFPDITIYHARHTWASIAASLDIPKETISAALGHEIGSKVTSIYIDFDRKKVDEANKRVIECLNTI, from the coding sequence ATGGCAACTGTAAAACTCACATTAGACACAAGGCGTGCAAAAGAAGACGGAACATTTCCGATAAAGCTCTTAATATCTCATCTCCATAAGTCGGCAAAGATCAGTACCGGTATATCTGTAGTTCGCGAACAATTTAACGGGAAAGAGATATCCAAGAAAGCCCCCAACTGCAGTATCCAGAATATGAAGTTAAGAACAATGATTTCGACCGCTGAGGCTACTTTACTTGATCTTATCCAAAAAGGGAATATAAATCATATATCAGCCTTAAAAATAAAAGAAGTCATAGAAGAACGTATGAAAGGCAAACCGCTAAAATCAGAGAAATATTTCATCGACTACCTAAATGATTTCGCCTCTTTAAAAAGTAATCCGGGTACCCGTGGAGTATATGAACAAACCAGAGTGAAGATAGAGGCCTATGATCCAAAATCTACCTTTGAAACTATTGACATAACATGGTTAAAGAAGTTTGAAGCTTGGATGATGGAATCCGGGGTACGTACGAACGCAAGAGGTATACACCTAAGAAACATACGTGCGATCTTTAATTATGCCATAGACGAAGAGAAAATAACTCTCTACCCATTTAGGAAGTTCAGAATAAGGAAAGAAGAAACTCCAAAGCGTGCGCTATCGGTAAAAGACTTAATAACGCTAAGAGACTATTCTTGTGAAGATCATCAAATAAAGTACAGAGACATGTTCATGCTCATGTTTTACTTGATAGGAATAAACCCCGTTGATTTGTTCCAGTTAAAAGAGATCCGGAATAACAGAATAGAATATCATAGAGCCAAAACAGGAAAACTTTATTCAATCGAGATACTACCTGAAGCACGGCAAATAATTAATAAGTACCAGGGCGAAGGATATCTTTTAAATATTTTGGATACATGGAATAACTATAAGGACTTCGCCCACCGAATGAACATCAATTTAAAACAGATCGGAGAAGTGGAAAGAGTAGGGTTAGGAGGAAAGAAAATAAGAACGGCCTTATTTCCTGATATCACGATCTATCACGCCCGGCACACGTGGGCCAGCATTGCCGCCTCGTTGGATATTCCAAAAGAAACCATATCGGCCGCTCTTGGCCATGAAATAGGTTCTAAGGTCACATCTATTTATATTGATTTTGATAGAAAAAAGGTAGATGAGGCCAATAAGAGAGTGATTGAGTGTTTGAATACTATTTAA
- the cobU gene encoding bifunctional adenosylcobinamide kinase/adenosylcobinamide-phosphate guanylyltransferase yields the protein MKQLILITGGARSGKSKYAERLALTLSPTPIYLATSRIWDEEFHQRVLRHQADRGPEWTNIEEDKELSRHQVEDRVVLIDCVTLWCTNFFFDLEADTDKTLEAVKQEFDRFVTQNATFIFVTNEIGMGATSENAIQRKFTDLQGWVNQYIAAKADKVVLMVAGIPLVVKG from the coding sequence ATGAAGCAATTGATACTGATCACCGGGGGAGCACGCTCCGGGAAGAGTAAATATGCTGAGAGATTGGCACTTACATTATCCCCCACCCCCATTTATCTGGCCACTTCCCGTATCTGGGATGAGGAATTTCATCAACGGGTACTTCGGCATCAGGCAGATCGCGGGCCGGAGTGGACAAACATTGAAGAAGATAAAGAACTAAGTCGCCATCAGGTTGAAGACAGGGTGGTGCTTATAGATTGCGTAACGCTGTGGTGCACTAACTTTTTTTTCGACCTGGAGGCTGATACGGATAAAACTCTGGAGGCTGTAAAGCAAGAATTTGATCGCTTTGTGACACAGAATGCCACTTTTATCTTTGTTACTAACGAAATAGGTATGGGAGCAACTTCTGAAAATGCAATTCAAAGGAAATTCACCGACCTGCAAGGCTGGGTAAACCAGTATATTGCTGCCAAAGCAGACAAAGTAGTACTTATGGTGGCAGGCATCCCACTTGTCGTAAAGGGATAA
- the cobT gene encoding nicotinate-nucleotide--dimethylbenzimidazole phosphoribosyltransferase: MKTFHITKPDEQIRSLLIDKINNLTKPKGSLGKLEELALQIGLIQQTLSPELKQPQNILFAADHGIVDEGVSFSPKEITWQQISNFLHGGAGINFLCRQHGFTLKIVDAGVDYDFPENKGIIDMKVRKGTRNYLHEAAMTVEEMDLCIERGAEVVRQSHAEGCNVISFGEMGIANTSSSSMWMTCFTDISLEKCVGAGSGLDSAGVRHKYTVLKQALDNYKGDHSPEDIIRYFGGLEMVMAVGGMLQAAELKMIILVDGFIMTNCMLAASKLCPDVLHYAIFGHQGDETGHKLVLNAMGAKPLLDLGLRLGEGTGAICAYPIVDSAVRMMNEMDNFAHAAIIKYF; encoded by the coding sequence ATGAAGACATTTCATATTACAAAACCGGATGAACAGATTCGTTCGTTACTTATCGACAAAATTAATAATCTTACCAAACCTAAAGGATCGTTGGGCAAACTCGAAGAATTGGCATTGCAAATAGGGCTTATTCAGCAAACACTTAGTCCTGAATTAAAGCAACCGCAAAACATTCTCTTTGCAGCCGATCATGGTATTGTAGATGAAGGCGTGAGTTTTTCGCCCAAAGAGATTACCTGGCAGCAAATCAGTAACTTTCTGCATGGAGGAGCTGGCATAAACTTCCTTTGTCGGCAGCATGGTTTCACTTTAAAGATTGTAGATGCGGGGGTCGATTATGACTTTCCTGAAAACAAAGGCATCATAGACATGAAGGTACGAAAAGGTACCCGCAATTATCTGCATGAGGCGGCAATGACTGTCGAAGAGATGGATCTGTGCATCGAACGAGGTGCCGAGGTAGTAAGGCAGAGTCATGCCGAAGGTTGCAACGTTATCAGTTTTGGCGAGATGGGCATAGCTAATACTTCCTCATCATCAATGTGGATGACTTGTTTCACTGATATCTCGCTAGAGAAATGCGTGGGTGCAGGTAGCGGACTGGATAGTGCGGGTGTGCGTCATAAGTATACTGTTTTGAAACAAGCTCTGGATAATTATAAGGGAGATCATTCTCCGGAAGACATCATTCGTTATTTTGGTGGGTTGGAGATGGTGATGGCTGTTGGTGGCATGCTGCAAGCGGCAGAACTAAAGATGATAATTCTGGTAGATGGTTTTATCATGACCAACTGCATGCTGGCTGCCTCTAAGTTATGTCCGGATGTGTTGCATTATGCTATCTTTGGTCATCAGGGAGACGAAACGGGGCATAAATTAGTACTCAATGCCATGGGAGCTAAACCGCTATTAGATTTAGGATTACGTTTAGGCGAAGGGACCGGGGCTATATGTGCCTATCCCATTGTTGATTCGGCTGTACGTATGATGAATGAAATGGATAATTTTGCTCATGCGGCAATAATCAAATATTTTTAA
- a CDS encoding adenosylcobinamide-GDP ribazoletransferase yields the protein MTNRLLAAFVFFTRLPFGRIREIPAECFKHVVNYWPLAGWLTGGIMAGTLWLAAQILPLSVAVLLALMVRLLVTGCLHEDGLADFLDGFGGGTTRERTLAIMKDSHIGSYGVIGLVLYFALMWSLLSALPLTLACMAIVSGDAWSKFCAAQQINFLPYARKEEESKAKVVYNRMSLGAFVFAFVSGIVPAIVFLSPFMFWLAGLLPLLTAVFLILLMKKRLQGYTGDCCGAAFLLCELAFYLGINIVYQVSIN from the coding sequence ATGACGAACCGTTTACTCGCTGCATTTGTTTTCTTCACACGGTTGCCTTTTGGGCGTATTCGTGAGATACCTGCCGAGTGCTTTAAGCATGTGGTTAATTACTGGCCATTGGCGGGGTGGCTCACAGGCGGAATAATGGCGGGAACTTTGTGGCTTGCGGCGCAAATACTTCCTCTCTCCGTTGCCGTATTGCTGGCATTGATGGTCCGATTGCTGGTTACAGGCTGTTTGCACGAAGACGGACTAGCTGATTTTTTGGATGGATTTGGCGGAGGAACCACGCGGGAACGGACGCTTGCCATTATGAAAGATTCTCATATAGGCAGTTACGGAGTTATCGGACTTGTTCTGTATTTTGCCCTGATGTGGTCTTTACTCTCTGCACTGCCGCTTACTCTGGCTTGTATGGCCATAGTGTCCGGCGATGCCTGGTCTAAATTCTGCGCAGCCCAGCAAATAAATTTCTTGCCTTATGCCCGCAAGGAGGAAGAGAGCAAGGCAAAAGTAGTGTACAACCGAATGTCTCTGGGGGCTTTCGTTTTCGCTTTTGTTTCGGGTATTGTTCCGGCAATTGTGTTTTTGTCTCCTTTTATGTTTTGGTTGGCAGGCTTACTGCCCTTGCTTACTGCCGTTTTCCTTATTTTACTGATGAAGAAACGGTTGCAGGGTTATACGGGAGATTGTTGCGGCGCGGCTTTTTTACTTTGTGAACTTGCTTTTTATCTGGGAATAAATATAGTGTATCAAGTATCTATTAATTAA
- the cobC gene encoding alpha-ribazole phosphatase, whose translation MEIYLIRHTSVDVAPHTCYGQTDVPLKDSFQEEARLVLQNLEGITFDKVFTSPLSRCVHLANYCGYADAERDPRIMEMDFGEWEMKHYDEIRDPRLQEWYKDFMNVSVPGGESFADQYKRVSEFLDDLRSEQANRIAVFAHGGVLICAQVYAKTVKPEEAFSVLTPYGGIIKIEL comes from the coding sequence ATGGAAATATACCTTATACGACATACCTCGGTTGATGTAGCTCCTCATACGTGCTACGGACAGACAGATGTGCCACTTAAAGACAGCTTTCAGGAAGAAGCCAGACTGGTGCTTCAGAATCTGGAGGGAATTACTTTTGATAAAGTATTTACCAGTCCACTGAGCCGTTGTGTACATTTGGCTAATTACTGCGGATATGCTGATGCGGAAAGAGATCCTCGCATCATGGAGATGGATTTCGGAGAATGGGAAATGAAACATTATGATGAAATACGCGATCCCCGTTTGCAAGAGTGGTACAAAGATTTTATGAATGTTTCCGTTCCGGGCGGAGAATCGTTTGCCGACCAGTATAAACGTGTATCGGAGTTTCTGGATGACTTACGCAGCGAGCAGGCAAATCGCATAGCTGTGTTTGCTCACGGAGGAGTATTAATTTGCGCACAAGTTTACGCAAAGACAGTGAAACCGGAAGAAGCTTTCAGCGTACTGACACCCTATGGTGGAATAATAAAAATCGAACTTTAA